GCCTACACAGAGCCGCCGGATCTCACCGCCCGGGTATGCGGAATCTGCCCCGTCGCCTACCAGGTGAGCGCCTGCAACGCGATCGAAAGCGCCTGCGGCGTCGAGGTCGATGCAGCGCTCGTCGCGCTGCGCCGGCTGCTGTACTGCGGCGAATGGATCCACAGCCACATGCTGCACATCTATCTCCTGCATGCACCCGACTTCCTCGGCTACCCCGACGCGATCGCGCTGGCCCGCGACGAGCGCGAGATCGTCGAACGCGGCCTGCGCCTGAAGAAGGCGGGCAACCGGCTGATGGAATTCATCGGCGGGCGGTCGATACACCCGATCAACGTGCGCCTAGGCGGGTTCTATTCCGTCCCAAAGCGGTCCGACTTCAAGCCGATCGAAGAGCAGTTGCGCCGGGCGCTCGACGACGCGGTGGCGACGGTCGAGTGGGTGGCCGGTTTCGACTTCCCCGACATTGAGCTCGACCATGAGATGCTGGCGCTGAGCCAGAACGGCCAGTATCCGATTGAGAACGGCGTCATCGCGCGCAGCGCCGGGGAAGCGTTCGAATTGGCGGCCTTCACCGAGCACGTGCGTGAGTCGCAGGTGCCCCACTCCACCGCCCTGCACGCGACACTCGACGGCGGCCGCTACCTCACCGGCCCCTTGGCGCGCTATTGCCTGAACTCGGCTACTCTTTCACCGATCGCGGCCCAGGCGGCCGCGGCCGCCGGGCTGTCGGGTGAATGCCGAAACCCCTTCCGCAGCATAATCGTTCGCGCCGTAGAGGTGGTCTACGCGATCGAGGAGGCGCTGCGCATCATCGACGGATACGACCGGCCGCCACGGCCTTTCGTCGACATCCCGGCCCGGCCGGGTACCGGGCACGGCGTCAGCGAGGCGCCCCGCGGCCTGCTGTATCACAGCTACGAGATCGATCATGGCGGGCTGGTCTCCGCGGCGACGATCATCCCGCCCACGTCGCAGAACCAGGCGGCCATTGAGGCGGATCTGGCCCGGGTGGTGTCCGAGAACCTCGCGCTGGATGACGCCGCGCTGACGGCCCTGTGCGAGCGGGTGATTCGCAGTTACGACCCCTGCATTTCCTGCTCGGCGCACTTCCTGACGCTGACGGTAAAGCGACGATGAGCGAGGGCGACGGACGTATTGTCGTTATCGGGCTCGGCAACGAGTACCGTCGCGACGACGGTGTCGGTGTCGCCGTTGCCAACGCATTGGACGGTCTTGGGTGGCCGAATGTTGTTGTCACAACCGGTATCGCGGAGCCGATGGGTCTGCTCGAGGCCTGGACGGGGGCGGGGCTGGCCGTGATCATCGACGCGGCGGTCATCTCCCCGGCGAGCCCGGGTCGGATCCACCGCTG
This genomic interval from Mycobacterium sp. SMC-2 contains the following:
- a CDS encoding Ni/Fe hydrogenase subunit alpha, whose amino-acid sequence is MNPETRTLSVGTLTRVEGEGALHVTLKDGALQTVELNIYEPPRFFEAFLRGRAYTEPPDLTARVCGICPVAYQVSACNAIESACGVEVDAALVALRRLLYCGEWIHSHMLHIYLLHAPDFLGYPDAIALARDEREIVERGLRLKKAGNRLMEFIGGRSIHPINVRLGGFYSVPKRSDFKPIEEQLRRALDDAVATVEWVAGFDFPDIELDHEMLALSQNGQYPIENGVIARSAGEAFELAAFTEHVRESQVPHSTALHATLDGGRYLTGPLARYCLNSATLSPIAAQAAAAAGLSGECRNPFRSIIVRAVEVVYAIEEALRIIDGYDRPPRPFVDIPARPGTGHGVSEAPRGLLYHSYEIDHGGLVSAATIIPPTSQNQAAIEADLARVVSENLALDDAALTALCERVIRSYDPCISCSAHFLTLTVKRR